Proteins from a genomic interval of Thermoplasmatales archaeon:
- a CDS encoding substrate-binding domain-containing protein yields the protein MSNGKPKVIVYVIVFLLVGIAVGGIVGYYVPHPSTKPSESISVFAAGSLAYALGDHFNPYFKNATGITAGSTFSGSVSGARSVQSGTHYDVFISAAAGVIPSYLSNYTDWMIIFATNEMAVTWLNPSYNITPGQFWFENITAPKVTVAASTSQLDPSGFQAIEMTKLAGVLYTGWDNTTYGKYVKEAFSSNFSLYMRYNNAWNAWFAKDGKLATDGWGGNYSVNDSMALYDQVFGYMLLHHYTKLTTVEIGLDGLLEAHTADYALTYKSQAINQHLYYFQNSNGRNGIPSWINLGSISPSHVAFYASVNSTGPTTPDDNIGNMPATPIFYSVSVLNGTSNLQQAYSYVYYLITGSGIGFLKSSDFDPLPIAYGYNISNIPVSLRPSVESIPSYIPSSAYTKA from the coding sequence ATGAGTAATGGAAAACCTAAAGTTATCGTATATGTAATAGTGTTCCTTCTCGTTGGAATCGCTGTTGGCGGCATTGTAGGTTATTACGTCCCGCACCCTTCAACAAAACCTTCAGAAAGCATTTCAGTTTTTGCCGCAGGCTCACTCGCTTATGCCCTTGGCGATCACTTCAATCCTTACTTCAAGAACGCAACAGGGATTACGGCTGGAAGTACCTTCTCTGGTTCCGTGAGCGGAGCAAGATCTGTCCAGAGTGGGACGCATTATGACGTATTCATAAGTGCCGCAGCTGGTGTCATTCCTAGTTACCTATCCAATTATACGGACTGGATGATAATTTTCGCAACAAATGAAATGGCGGTTACCTGGCTTAATCCTTCATATAACATTACACCTGGGCAATTCTGGTTCGAAAATATTACAGCTCCGAAAGTTACCGTTGCTGCATCTACTTCACAGCTTGATCCAAGCGGTTTTCAGGCCATAGAAATGACAAAACTCGCAGGTGTTCTATATACAGGATGGGACAATACAACGTATGGGAAATACGTCAAGGAGGCATTTTCAAGCAACTTTTCACTGTATATGAGATATAACAATGCCTGGAACGCATGGTTCGCTAAGGATGGGAAACTTGCAACTGATGGTTGGGGAGGAAATTATAGCGTTAACGACTCTATGGCCCTGTATGATCAGGTTTTTGGTTATATGCTCCTCCACCATTACACGAAACTTACCACGGTAGAAATTGGCCTTGATGGATTGCTGGAGGCCCATACTGCAGATTATGCACTGACTTATAAATCTCAGGCAATAAACCAACACCTGTACTATTTCCAAAACTCCAATGGGAGGAACGGAATACCGTCGTGGATTAATCTTGGAAGCATATCGCCTAGTCACGTTGCATTCTATGCCTCGGTAAACTCAACAGGACCAACAACACCTGACGATAATATCGGAAACATGCCTGCAACACCGATATTCTATTCGGTATCCGTCCTCAATGGCACCTCAAATCTTCAGCAAGCCTATTCGTACGTCTATTATCTTATAACTGGTTCCGGCATTGGCTTTCTCAAATCCAGCGACTTTGATCCCCTGCCTATAGCCTACGGATACAATATTAGCAACATTCCAGTTTCATTAAGGCCAAGTGTGGAATCGATTCCGTCCTATATCCCGTCCTCAGCATACACTAAGGCGTGA
- a CDS encoding molybdopterin molybdotransferase MoeA, with protein MQFQMDFKTLVRYDIVLERIDQLEIQKRSITLGVKESVGRFVVEDIASPSTFPPHNRSAVDGFAVKFENALSASRNNPASLRVVGTINADTTPNFNLQGTECARVFTGAMIPEGSDAVVMQEDTEAIDDHVLVFKQVRKFQNIMRAGEDLRKGDIILHAGEKIMPWHLAAMIEAGIEDVKVLDTSVGILSTGDELVSGRINNSTAPMLSSLIHGLGMSTNFHGNVVDSKEKIIDALKSMREDVIIVTGGSGPSSVDLMHDIVSENGRIIFHGVKIKPGRTTGLGLFNEKPIFIISGLPVAALVAFDYIIHPALASWFGIESSSSREVKAILTRSIYNNDGVMMFVRVRLFKENDKLYADPLRTTGSGVISSVIRANGYLIVKDNLEGYKDGDEVNIKLIGDYNENIS; from the coding sequence ATGCAATTTCAGATGGATTTCAAAACTCTCGTAAGGTATGATATTGTCCTAGAAAGAATTGACCAACTGGAAATTCAAAAGAGATCCATAACGTTAGGTGTTAAAGAATCTGTGGGAAGATTCGTTGTTGAGGACATTGCAAGCCCCTCAACTTTTCCACCTCATAACAGAAGCGCTGTTGATGGTTTTGCTGTTAAATTTGAAAATGCACTGAGTGCTTCCAGAAATAATCCAGCTTCATTGAGGGTTGTTGGAACTATAAATGCTGACACAACACCAAACTTTAATTTGCAGGGAACGGAATGTGCCCGCGTTTTCACCGGCGCCATGATTCCTGAAGGATCCGATGCAGTTGTTATGCAGGAAGATACAGAAGCGATCGATGATCACGTCCTAGTTTTCAAACAGGTAAGAAAATTTCAAAACATAATGAGAGCAGGAGAAGACCTGCGTAAAGGGGATATTATATTGCATGCGGGTGAGAAAATAATGCCTTGGCATCTGGCAGCCATGATTGAGGCGGGTATTGAAGATGTAAAGGTACTTGATACATCTGTAGGGATCCTCTCAACTGGGGATGAGCTTGTTTCTGGACGAATAAACAATTCCACGGCTCCAATGCTCTCTTCCCTAATCCATGGTCTTGGGATGAGCACTAATTTTCATGGCAATGTTGTCGATAGCAAAGAAAAAATTATTGATGCTCTAAAATCTATGCGTGAGGACGTAATAATCGTAACTGGCGGGTCCGGTCCGAGCTCTGTTGATTTGATGCACGACATAGTTTCGGAAAACGGGAGGATAATATTTCATGGTGTCAAGATCAAGCCGGGTAGAACCACCGGGCTCGGATTATTCAATGAAAAACCTATTTTCATTATCTCTGGACTTCCAGTAGCTGCTCTTGTGGCATTTGACTACATTATTCACCCAGCTTTGGCGTCATGGTTTGGCATAGAATCGTCCTCTAGTAGAGAAGTTAAGGCTATTCTCACTAGATCAATTTACAACAACGATGGTGTTATGATGTTTGTCAGGGTTAGACTGTTTAAAGAAAATGATAAATTGTACGCCGACCCGTTAAGGACAACCGGTTCTGGAGTTATAAGCTCTGTAATCCGGGCAAATGGATACCTCATCGTTAAGGACAATCTTGAGGGCTATAAAGATGGAGACGAAGTTAACATAAAATTAATAGGTGATTATAATGAAAATATTTCATAA
- a CDS encoding molybdopterin biosynthesis protein, with protein sequence MKIFHNLVSSNEAVNLIAGEIRTHLKEREVEIGESLGYASSRDVFSKYDVPSFDRSEVDGYAVFHEDVEGAEEDSPKKLRLQSRVMAGDSSAPELIHGNCIYIATGAIIPRGCDAVVMIEDTRESEKYIEIYKSVYPGENISFAGTDISMGALVLPARVIITPERIGTLAASGISSVWVYEKINIGIFSTGNEIIQPGDSLVTGQIFDTNSPYFVSRLSHTGLASTTFLGIVKDDENEMKRLIESNVDKFDILMGSGSTSAGFYDVLYRIVEQVGGKIMFHGMNIKPGKPTFFGKIKNTLFIGMPGFPLSSAVILNYIVVPSLLQAMGSAERFTRKTTVPYRINAERSQETILPVISTRDNRCFPIMGNSGSISRILYADGLISIPSDVKYVEAGESVDYMPINEHVSSVISIGSNDPLLDTIILGVDRQAKIVNVGSWGGINAMKLGIPDISGIHILKDGKYNVSVMDEVLRKKCYLVRGFLRTRGFVSRFPVSGFSEITEKKLIFVNRNKGSGTRDLIEEMLGQDSEIRRNLIGYLWETNTEAGVARAISQGRADAGISLKYYAEKLGLEFNPIREEEFDILMSKKFYDSATGKEFLSNLKEIGRYISEFIGYQPVDDTGGIIKL encoded by the coding sequence ATGAAAATATTTCATAATTTGGTTAGTTCCAATGAAGCTGTCAACCTGATCGCTGGTGAGATTCGCACTCATCTCAAAGAAAGGGAAGTGGAGATAGGCGAATCGCTTGGGTATGCATCATCGAGAGACGTGTTCTCAAAATATGACGTCCCATCATTTGATAGATCCGAGGTGGACGGTTATGCCGTATTCCACGAAGATGTGGAGGGAGCCGAGGAAGACAGTCCGAAGAAACTGAGACTCCAGTCACGTGTCATGGCAGGGGATTCTTCTGCCCCAGAACTCATTCATGGAAACTGCATATATATTGCCACTGGTGCGATAATTCCCAGGGGCTGCGATGCAGTAGTGATGATAGAAGATACCAGAGAAAGCGAGAAATATATAGAAATCTATAAATCAGTGTATCCCGGAGAGAACATCTCTTTTGCCGGCACTGATATTTCAATGGGTGCGCTTGTCCTTCCGGCAAGGGTAATCATAACTCCTGAAAGAATTGGGACACTCGCCGCCTCAGGGATTTCATCTGTCTGGGTCTACGAAAAAATCAATATAGGCATATTCTCAACCGGAAACGAGATCATTCAACCTGGTGACAGCCTCGTAACGGGTCAAATTTTTGATACTAACAGTCCATATTTTGTCTCCCGGCTTAGCCATACCGGTCTGGCCTCAACCACATTTTTAGGCATAGTAAAAGATGATGAGAATGAAATGAAGAGACTAATAGAGAGCAATGTCGATAAATTTGATATACTCATGGGTTCCGGTTCAACATCTGCTGGGTTTTATGATGTTCTGTACAGGATTGTTGAGCAGGTTGGTGGGAAGATCATGTTTCACGGCATGAATATAAAACCCGGTAAACCAACATTCTTCGGGAAAATTAAGAATACACTGTTCATAGGAATGCCCGGTTTCCCGCTGTCCTCAGCCGTGATTCTTAATTACATAGTTGTGCCTTCCCTCCTGCAAGCCATGGGTTCAGCCGAAAGATTTACGAGAAAAACCACAGTGCCATACAGAATAAATGCAGAGAGATCACAGGAAACCATTCTACCGGTCATTTCGACCAGAGACAATCGATGCTTTCCCATCATGGGTAATTCTGGATCTATTAGCAGAATCCTGTATGCGGATGGCCTCATCTCAATACCTTCCGACGTTAAGTACGTAGAAGCTGGAGAAAGCGTTGACTACATGCCAATAAACGAACATGTGTCTAGCGTTATAAGCATTGGGAGTAACGATCCCCTTCTCGATACTATAATCCTGGGTGTCGACAGACAGGCAAAGATAGTGAATGTTGGCTCCTGGGGAGGCATCAACGCCATGAAATTAGGGATACCTGACATTTCAGGCATTCATATACTTAAAGATGGAAAGTACAACGTATCTGTAATGGATGAGGTGCTTCGAAAAAAATGCTACCTGGTTCGCGGCTTCCTCAGGACTAGGGGGTTTGTGTCTCGTTTTCCGGTATCTGGTTTCTCTGAAATAACAGAGAAAAAGTTAATCTTCGTCAACAGAAATAAAGGCTCAGGAACACGCGATCTCATAGAGGAAATGCTTGGCCAGGATTCGGAAATAAGAAGGAATCTCATCGGTTATCTGTGGGAAACTAATACAGAGGCTGGAGTTGCAAGAGCAATATCACAGGGAAGGGCTGATGCTGGAATATCTCTAAAGTATTATGCCGAGAAATTGGGACTTGAGTTCAACCCAATAAGGGAGGAGGAGTTCGATATCCTCATGTCTAAGAAATTCTATGACTCTGCAACGGGGAAAGAATTTTTATCAAATCTGAAAGAAATAGGAAGATACATCAGTGAATTTATAGGTTATCAACCGGTAGACGATACCGGTGGAATCATAAAATTATAG
- a CDS encoding aldehyde ferredoxin oxidoreductase family protein codes for MNGKILWVDLSESKSWVENLDENVYKKYLGGVGLAAYILNREIKGKIDALGPENILCFASGPFNGHNAPLGGRLEVVAKSPMTGTWGDSNCGGKFAPELINSGFDALFVKGIAKKPVFIKIVDGNYSIEDASNLWGKDAYETETDLKKIDPRGQAMVIGVPGEQMMYAASIMNEFGRAAGRSGLAAVMGSKKLKGVFARGTKKVPVYDESMLMDTIKKAQIQFRNSMNLVDPWHMFGTTATTEPSHLNGDTPIKNWAASGFKDFGEENAKKISGEMIRKDVLKSYGCAQCTLACGGHIKRSTRYGDIEGHRLEYEGTGAFGGLNMIADLDAMSMSFELCNRYGLDIITTGAAIAFANECYENGVLTKDDIGFEIGFGNPDAEVKLVELIGKAEGIGKILGMGQHYASQVIGKNSSNFAMDIGGQDLPMHDPRLMPSIGTTYISDPTPGRHTAGTIGFNEGSELVLPFKHEASGTKIPRYEYHGKAHLQLLAVAGNEIMNSTGMCQFSTNIWQNSYPYSEFLKAIMGIDFTSGDLISIGWRIQILRHEFNAKQSVNQYDIKPPDRVMGIPPLRSGITAGITVDYNSLRNEYLEELGLTKDGKPSSEIIEKLQIEPELVTA; via the coding sequence ATGAATGGAAAGATTTTATGGGTTGACCTCTCTGAAAGCAAGAGCTGGGTCGAAAACTTGGATGAGAATGTTTACAAAAAGTACCTCGGAGGTGTTGGTCTAGCTGCATATATCTTAAATCGAGAGATAAAAGGAAAAATAGATGCGCTTGGCCCTGAGAATATCCTGTGTTTTGCCTCTGGCCCGTTTAATGGCCATAATGCCCCACTTGGAGGAAGACTGGAAGTAGTCGCAAAATCACCAATGACAGGAACGTGGGGTGACTCCAACTGTGGCGGTAAATTTGCCCCGGAATTAATTAACAGTGGCTTCGATGCCCTCTTTGTAAAGGGTATTGCCAAGAAACCAGTTTTTATCAAGATCGTGGATGGAAATTATTCGATAGAAGATGCCTCAAATCTGTGGGGCAAAGACGCATACGAGACAGAAACTGATCTGAAGAAGATCGATCCTAGAGGGCAGGCAATGGTAATTGGTGTCCCAGGAGAACAAATGATGTACGCGGCCTCCATAATGAACGAGTTTGGAAGGGCGGCAGGCCGTTCTGGTCTTGCAGCCGTAATGGGCTCAAAAAAACTTAAAGGTGTTTTCGCAAGGGGAACAAAGAAAGTCCCAGTCTATGACGAAAGCATGTTGATGGACACCATAAAGAAAGCACAGATTCAGTTTCGCAATTCAATGAATCTCGTGGACCCGTGGCACATGTTTGGCACTACTGCGACAACCGAACCGTCACATCTCAACGGTGATACACCGATAAAAAATTGGGCTGCTTCCGGCTTCAAGGACTTCGGGGAAGAAAACGCAAAGAAGATCAGCGGTGAGATGATCAGGAAAGACGTTCTAAAATCATACGGTTGTGCACAGTGCACTCTTGCATGTGGCGGACACATCAAGCGAAGTACAAGGTATGGCGACATAGAGGGACACAGGCTCGAGTATGAGGGTACTGGCGCTTTTGGTGGACTTAATATGATAGCTGATCTGGATGCGATGTCTATGAGCTTTGAGCTCTGCAATAGGTACGGTCTTGATATAATCACAACGGGGGCAGCCATTGCTTTTGCAAATGAATGCTACGAAAACGGAGTACTGACCAAAGATGATATTGGTTTTGAGATAGGTTTTGGAAACCCAGATGCTGAGGTAAAGCTTGTTGAGCTTATAGGCAAGGCAGAAGGTATCGGAAAAATTCTTGGAATGGGACAGCATTATGCTTCGCAGGTGATAGGAAAGAATAGTAGCAATTTTGCAATGGATATTGGTGGCCAGGATCTCCCTATGCACGACCCTAGACTTATGCCAAGTATTGGAACAACATACATTTCCGATCCAACCCCTGGCAGGCACACTGCTGGAACGATTGGCTTCAATGAAGGTTCTGAACTTGTTCTTCCGTTCAAACACGAAGCTTCTGGAACCAAGATACCAAGGTACGAATATCACGGGAAAGCTCACCTACAGTTGCTTGCTGTTGCCGGAAACGAGATCATGAATTCAACAGGCATGTGCCAGTTCTCTACAAACATTTGGCAGAACAGCTACCCCTATTCCGAATTTTTAAAGGCAATAATGGGCATTGATTTCACATCGGGCGATCTGATATCGATAGGTTGGAGGATCCAGATTCTGAGGCACGAGTTCAACGCAAAGCAGTCAGTAAATCAGTATGACATAAAACCCCCTGACAGGGTTATGGGTATTCCCCCTCTGAGGTCTGGAATAACTGCTGGTATCACAGTAGACTATAATTCGCTGAGAAATGAGTACCTTGAAGAACTTGGGTTGACAAAAGACGGGAAACCCTCCTCTGAGATAATAGAAAAGCTTCAGATCGAGCCTGAGCTTGTCACGGCTTAA
- a CDS encoding mannonate dehydratase, whose amino-acid sequence MLNFVLSEILLESSPNRYWKMLYQIGIRDAVGVLPRNFMDWRMSFEEEPWGYLSLKKYKNMLEDNGFNLRAIEDNPPMDKIRLNLPGKEEQLDSIARMIENFGKLSIGLWCYNWMAGIGWSRTHSYVESNVGTVSSFSIEDISGYRNEKVKTDKSSLWHNLKEFLDFIVPIAEDNNVKLAMHPDDPPIDEFAGIPRIMNFIEAFDKLLELNRSEFNGITLCQGNFTLMTEDLPGTIRHFGKKIFFVHFRDVLGDKNNYVETQLGYGKTDLAGCMKAYDDIDYSGLMRVDHVPTLECDSADVPGYSYLGRLYAIGYIRGLFQYVQK is encoded by the coding sequence ATGCTAAACTTTGTCCTTTCTGAAATACTCCTTGAATCTTCCCCGAACAGGTACTGGAAAATGCTCTATCAGATAGGAATCCGTGATGCCGTCGGTGTACTTCCTCGGAATTTCATGGACTGGAGGATGAGCTTCGAGGAGGAGCCATGGGGATATCTCTCTCTAAAAAAGTACAAGAATATGCTTGAAGACAACGGCTTCAATCTAAGAGCCATTGAGGACAATCCCCCCATGGATAAGATTCGCCTGAATCTCCCAGGAAAGGAGGAACAGCTGGACAGTATAGCAAGGATGATCGAGAATTTCGGAAAGTTAAGCATCGGCTTATGGTGCTACAACTGGATGGCAGGTATAGGCTGGTCCAGAACCCACAGCTACGTTGAAAGTAATGTAGGGACTGTATCCTCATTCAGTATCGAAGATATCTCTGGATACAGGAATGAGAAAGTCAAAACAGATAAAAGTTCTCTGTGGCATAATCTTAAAGAATTTCTTGACTTCATTGTTCCGATCGCGGAGGACAACAATGTGAAGCTTGCGATGCATCCTGATGATCCCCCTATTGATGAGTTCGCGGGAATTCCAAGGATAATGAATTTCATCGAAGCCTTTGACAAGCTACTCGAACTTAACAGGAGTGAATTCAACGGCATAACTCTGTGTCAGGGTAACTTCACGCTTATGACGGAGGATCTTCCCGGTACGATCAGGCACTTCGGAAAGAAAATATTCTTTGTGCACTTTAGGGATGTTCTTGGAGACAAGAACAATTATGTTGAAACTCAACTCGGCTACGGCAAAACCGATCTTGCCGGTTGCATGAAGGCATACGATGACATAGATTACAGTGGATTGATGCGTGTCGATCATGTCCCGACACTTGAATGCGATTCTGCTGATGTCCCAGGATATTCATATCTTGGGAGACTCTACGCGATCGGGTACATAAGGGGACTTTTCCAGTACGTACAAAAATAA
- a CDS encoding acyl CoA:acetate/3-ketoacid CoA transferase — MATIVENNNDIHEIISKIRDGSTVAISGFNISVAPSFLISEIYDNYKSTGHPRNLFIEAECLPASPGKGLDLVAKDLYENKDENFISGTMLPFLAWSPWLQKMTRENLFEAYTFSIGTAAAWFREIAASRPGLITSVGLGTFLGPGEDAASMNERGKKARRCYTSVLNIEGKDYLFYKAPKPDVAMIRGTTADEVGNMSMEDEAIFGTVLNIAQSAKAQPNPGIVMAQVERIARFGSISPKDVHVPGPIIDYVFISPPEFAWQSSTIRYDPAISGTIIPPDPVKARRGKLTPENVIERRVALEISKLVMQLSRPIIMNLGIGIPTFVSDIIKEEGISKYVFSTVESGPWGGIPLGGENFGVSIGPFATITMPDQFNLYEGGIIDLTSLGFLQIDREGNVNPSLLDNRTPGPGGFPVISSGSPRVYFAGRFTANGLKESVGNSGITIQKEGDILKFVNKVYKVLFNGKIALRDRKEIIYITERAVFNLTDKGLVLIEKAQGVDLDKDILEKMEFKPILSEEITEMDPRIFRNRPMGLKTQIEKGLKQRSRQSIISTN, encoded by the coding sequence ATGGCAACCATAGTTGAAAATAATAATGATATACATGAAATAATTTCAAAAATAAGAGATGGTTCTACTGTTGCGATTTCGGGCTTTAATATTTCCGTTGCACCTTCCTTTCTGATATCAGAAATTTATGATAATTACAAGAGCACGGGACATCCTCGTAACCTCTTTATTGAGGCCGAATGTCTCCCTGCGTCGCCAGGCAAGGGGTTGGATCTCGTTGCAAAGGATCTCTATGAAAACAAGGACGAGAATTTCATTTCTGGGACAATGCTTCCGTTCCTTGCATGGTCTCCTTGGCTTCAGAAAATGACGAGGGAAAACCTTTTTGAGGCATATACATTCAGCATAGGGACGGCTGCTGCATGGTTCAGGGAAATAGCGGCTTCCCGTCCGGGTCTCATTACCTCCGTTGGTTTGGGCACATTCCTGGGTCCTGGTGAAGATGCGGCTTCGATGAATGAAAGGGGAAAGAAGGCGAGAAGATGCTATACTTCGGTATTAAATATAGAAGGAAAAGATTACTTGTTCTACAAGGCCCCCAAACCGGATGTGGCAATGATACGGGGAACAACCGCGGATGAAGTCGGGAACATGAGCATGGAGGATGAAGCAATATTTGGTACCGTGTTGAATATAGCTCAGTCAGCAAAGGCCCAGCCAAACCCCGGTATTGTAATGGCACAGGTAGAGCGGATAGCAAGATTCGGTTCTATAAGCCCGAAAGATGTGCACGTTCCCGGGCCAATAATAGATTACGTTTTCATCTCGCCGCCGGAATTTGCATGGCAATCCAGTACAATACGCTACGATCCTGCAATTTCCGGAACGATAATCCCACCTGATCCGGTGAAGGCTAGACGTGGAAAACTGACGCCAGAAAACGTGATAGAAAGAAGAGTGGCCCTGGAGATTTCTAAACTTGTGATGCAACTTTCCAGGCCGATCATCATGAACCTTGGGATAGGTATTCCCACCTTTGTATCAGATATAATCAAGGAGGAGGGTATATCTAAGTATGTTTTTTCCACCGTAGAATCCGGTCCCTGGGGAGGTATACCATTGGGGGGAGAGAATTTTGGTGTCTCAATAGGCCCATTTGCCACGATCACCATGCCAGATCAGTTCAACCTTTATGAGGGAGGTATCATAGATCTCACTTCTCTCGGCTTCCTTCAGATAGACAGGGAGGGTAACGTTAATCCCTCCTTGCTTGACAACAGGACACCCGGGCCTGGCGGTTTTCCAGTCATATCTTCAGGATCGCCTCGCGTCTATTTTGCTGGCAGATTCACGGCGAATGGCTTGAAGGAGTCTGTAGGGAATTCCGGAATCACGATACAAAAAGAGGGCGATATCTTGAAGTTTGTGAATAAGGTTTACAAAGTTCTTTTCAATGGAAAGATAGCGCTGAGGGACCGAAAGGAAATAATCTACATTACCGAACGTGCTGTATTCAATCTTACAGATAAAGGCCTCGTTCTAATAGAGAAGGCCCAAGGCGTTGACTTGGACAAAGACATACTTGAAAAAATGGAATTCAAGCCTATCCTTTCTGAGGAAATAACGGAAATGGATCCTAGGATATTCCGAAACAGGCCTATGGGGCTTAAGACACAGATCGAAAAGGGATTGAAACAAAGGTCAAGACAGAGTATAATTTCCACGAATTGA